In Gopherus flavomarginatus isolate rGopFla2 chromosome 5, rGopFla2.mat.asm, whole genome shotgun sequence, one DNA window encodes the following:
- the RIOX1 gene encoding ribosomal oxygenase 1, whose translation MEGGARVSALWVYRSAAGPGLSVSLRSRRIKKRPKQGKKGVSGDCPAPAGPGKAEQPGGSQLGGDAAAGPEKGEQPGAAQPSRGAAAGPGKAKQPGAPQPGRGAEGGKLGRSRKGKQRDGYPMQSQTSGLQDIPRPHLAGVAPVGVGRGASSPRPQELITGPSLPDLLQELGRVQHSRHRAAKLFEWLITPISPQQFFEQSWENKPLLIRRHNPAYYQGLFSTATFDAILRDNDVQFGVNLDVTSYVDGTRETHNPVGRALPAVVWDFYRNGCSLRMLNPQAFSATIWQFLSILQEQFGSMAGANTYLTPAGTQGFAPHYDDIEAFVIQLEGKKHWRVYGPRHDTEVLPQFSSCNFAQEEIGEPILETILEAGDLLYFPRGFIHQGDCLPDAHSLHITVSSYQRNSWGDLLEKLLPATLQMAIEEDVEYRQGLPIDYLEYMGVVNSDVVDSRRGAFIERVQNLIKKLVDYAPIDAAVDQKAKLFLHDCLPPMLTEHERALSIHGLPARWEDGDVRDTDIPIKKGTQVRLLRHGIIRLCNERNGVLLYYTTENSRVYHKEEPKYLEIDPEFTDGIEFLLSSYPEYVCVETLPCDTLDDKISLATFLFEKGLLITKKPLVPM comes from the coding sequence ATGGAGGGGGGCGCACGTGTCTCTGCGCTCTGGGTCTATCGCTCCGCGGCGGGCCCCGGGCTCTCGGTCTCCCTGCGGAGCAGGCGCATAAAGAAGCGGCCCAAGCAAGGCAAGAAGGGGGTGTCCGGGGATTGTCCCGCTCCAGCGGGGCCTGGGAAGGCGGAGCAGCCCGGAGGCTCCCAGCTCGGCGGAGACGCAGCAGCAGGGCCCGAGAAGGGGGAGCAGCCCGGAGCCGCCCAGCCCAGCCGAGGCGCAGCAGCGGGGCCCGGGAAGGCgaagcagcccggagccccccagCCCGGCCGGGGCGCAGAAGGAGGGAAGCTGGGAAGGAGCCGGAAGGGGAAGCAGAGAGACGGGTATCCCATGCAAAGCCAAACTTCAGGGCTGCAGGATATCCCCAGGCCGCATCTGGCAGGGGTGGCACCGGTGGGAGTAGGAAGGGGGGCCAGCAGCCCGCGGCCCCAGGAGCTCATCACCGGCCCCTCTCTGCCCGACCTTCTCCAGGAGCTGGGTCGGGTCCAGCACAGCAGGCACCGGGCAGCCAAGCTGTTTGAGTGGCTGATTACGCCCATCTCCCCACAGCAGTTCTttgagcagagctgggaaaataAACCTCTCCTCATTCGGAGACACAACCCAGCATACTACCAGGGGCTCTTCTCCACGGCCACCTTCGATGCAATCCTGCGGGACAATGATGTCCAGTTTGGGGTAAACTTGGATGTAACAAGCTATGTGGATGGGACGAGGGAAACCCACAATCCTGTTGGCAGGGCACTGCCTGCTGTTGTATGGGATTTCTACAGGAATGGCTGTTCCCTGCGGATGCTGAACCCGCAGGCCTTCTCTGCCACTATTTGGCAGTTCCTCTCCATCCTACAGGAGCAGTTTGGGAGCATGGCTGGAGCAAACACATATCTGACACCCGCGGGCACACAGGGCTTTGCTCCACATTACGATGACATTGAAGCTTTTGTGATCCAGCTTGAAGGGAAGAAGCACTGGCGGGTTTATGGTCCTAGGCATGATACAGAGGTGTTGCCCCAGTTCTCAAGCTGTAACTTTGCTCAGGAGGAGATTGGAGAGCCCATTCTGGAGACAATACTTGAAGCTGGGGACCTGCTTTATTTCCCCCGTGGATTTATCCATCAGGGGGACTGTCTTCCTGATGCACACTCACTCCACATAACTGTTTCTTCATACCAGAGGAACTCCTGGGGAGATCTGCTGGAAAAACTCCTACCAGCAACCTTGCAGATGGCCATAGAAGAAGACGTGGAGTACAGGCAAGGGCTCCCTATAGATTACTTAGAATATATGGGGGTCGTGAACTCAGATGTGGTTGATTCTCGCCGAGGTGCCTTTATAGAGAGAGTACAGAATTTGATAAAGAAACTGGTGGACTATGCACCAATTGATGCTGCAGTGGATCAGAAAGCTAAGTTGTTTCTTCACGACTGCCTCCCTCCCATGCTAACTGAACATGAAAGGGCACTGAGTATACATGGTCTTCCAGCCAGGTGGGAAGATGGAGATGTTCGTGATACTGATATACCGATAAAGAAAGGGACTCAGGTACGGCTGCTCCGTCACGGCATCATTAGGTTGTGTAATGAAAGAAATGGTGTGCTGCTCTATTACACAACAGAAAACTCAAGAGTGTACCACAAGGAGGAGCCCAAGTACTTGGAGATAGATCCTGAGTTTACAGATGGTATTGAATTTCTGCTTTCTTCGTATCCAGAATATGTCTGTGTGGAGACCCTTCCATGTGATACCTTGGATGATAAGATCTCCTTAGCTACCTTCTTGTTTGAAAAGGGCCTGCTGATTACCAAGAAACCTCTGGTGCCCATGTAA